The Xiphophorus hellerii strain 12219 chromosome 6, Xiphophorus_hellerii-4.1, whole genome shotgun sequence genomic interval ACTATTTAAAGAAtctaattaaatttatttccaaacttGTCAAGATTGTGTAGAAACTCAGTTACTATGATCCCAGACAATTATGACTGGTTTACTCAACttattaaaaattaatgaatAGCTAAGACAGGCAAAACTATTATATTATGCAAAACATTCGTAGTAGTTCCTTTTCCAGTTCAAATGCTTGTAcatgttaacattttaatgatgttttctttccaaTCCCCTACGTAAAAGATTGGCATATTGTAAAAAGCTTTCAAATAATTCACCAGAATATCTtgattcctgtttttattttaagtatttgaCAAATAAAGCCAGTTAGCTAGTTGTTCACCTTAAAATAACACTGAATTACACGGTACAATATTCCCAATGCTATATCGTAATCTgggaaaataacaataaataaacaaataaataaataaaaataaaaagaaaaaagaggctAATGCCTTAATGTAACATATTTGCAATTTCACAGGATTTTGACCCAGAATCGAGCTAATAGCCTGAATTCATACCTATGTCCCCATTGCTATGACCTCGGCTAGGCTAACGGCTAATTTTAGGTACGACTAAACCACGACTCCAAGCTCCCAGTGTcaaatttaatcaattatttaccAACAAAAGCATTATGAAAGCACATACCACGACTTGGCGATGGCCGTATACTTCTGACCGATCAATTTACCAATCATTTTAGCTGACAGATGCCCTTCTACCTACAGGACGCGCTGCTTTAAATGGTGAGAAGAACTTCCGCCACAACACATCCTAATTACTTCCgcttatttacaaaataaagttgtgAGCTGTcgtgacaaaataaaagcaatctAGCACTCCTATTACATCCCTCCCAAACGTCTATGTTTTCTTAGTAGACTTCCAGaatatgttattattttaagcatttaaatgaagtttttttattgacaacaataaaatgacaacattGATAATGTGTCTCAGTTAGTTTTCATTTACTACTTTTTCTTTGTAGAATATTATCTGTACTTGTTctgatgtcagtttttttcGTAACTACCACTACTTCTTATagatttacatataaaaattaaaatagactACCAATGAAAGcattaaagaacatttttatcgGCCCTTAGAACCGATACGTAAGCGGCAGACCATGATGTGAGTGGAAAGTTTGCCGCATAAAGCAAGCAACACAAGTAGGggtctatatatttttttcgtGTCACAGAAGCAGTAATAATTACGTCCAATTCATTTTCATTATCacttaaacaaaaatggacatCTTTATCTTCAACTTTTTAGCAAACGCCAGAACATTTGGTTCCTTCAGACTATTAACAAATTCACCAAGAAGCATTTGGTCACAATATTTGCATAGCAAGAAAAGACTTCTGTCTCCCACTACTCCACTTTACTTGTAACCTTGCAGAACACAGTGGctttagatgtattttttccacatgtggaaaaaagaaaaaaaaatcacagtagGTAGCTTTTAACCCCAGGTTGACcagattcatatttatttattttccatttcaactgtgcagaataaaaatcacattataagtgagaaaagttttaaaaattcatgGTTGTACTTTTTACATAAAAGTCTATGTGAAAGTTTTTGAGAGAGtgaatgaatatgaatatgtaaatatagAGAATGGTCTACACTTTCTACagaattcaattcagtttaattgCCAGGactaaaaaaaacctaattgaACAGTTTTATGTGATGTGTatgtaaatgaaaaaagatCCTGTTCCTTTGGGTAAAAATGAATTTCTTCTTAGAATTTAAAAGTCTCAATAACAACAGAGAGAACAGATGTTattaaaaatggcacatttattgCTACATCACTGTTATATACACAACAGCTCTCAATATCtactttatatataaaaaataggAAACTGGAGGCACTTTGAGGACATAGCCTACGTAGATAATGTCCCCAAATATGAGAAGACAGAAATCTGTGGCAGGTCATTGTTCACTGAGGACAGACGGGGTCTGTTAACAAATATATCAATTGTACATTTTGAGACAAGGTTACTACAGAAATATCCactgacaaaagaaaatctttaaaatggtTTTCCAAATTAtacaaagtctttttttttttccctcgggaaatgtttgagtaaaagaGGCTTGTCCACGAGGCGGGATGAGCGACAACATGACAAATACTGTTCCCTGTCAGTGTCGGCTTCCAGTGATAAAATTGACATGGGTACATCTTGCAGCTGTACATAAACATCAATGCACATGCCAGGTCTAAGGCAAAAATCTTAGCAACATGAGACCGTGAAAGAGGAGAGATTTCGATACAATTTTCAGCTTCAAAGTTGTAGATTATGTTACTAGTCAGGTAACATCTCATTACACACCAAAGTCAGTGTCAAGTGTAATACCTCACATGACAGATGTTACTAAagtattaatttttattgcaaGAAGATACGAGTTATAAAACCTTGAAAGTAACATCATCCACTGGGACGCAATGAGGCACTGGTGAGTAACCATTATCCAAGCTCCTGAAGTCAGGAAAATGGCTAaggccacttttttttttttttttttatctatttgagGATTTCTTTTCATAATGAACAGAATTTTGTTGCAGCCCCCCTACCACTGCATCACATTAATCAACAAGCTCATTGTAAAGCTGAATATTAGGGAAGAGGGAGGtgtgcaaaagaaagaaatcagtcatttcttgttcaaaataaaaaaaaacaaacaaaacctttgCAAATTACACCTCGCCAACAAGGTTTGGTGATTTCAAACAAGTGTATACTTAAAAAAATGGACCAATATCACAACATGTGATGTAACAGAGGGATAATTTGTCTTCGCTAACATCTCCAAGCACCTGGcaccaaagtaaaaaaaacaacaaaaaacctcaCTTTGTTCGTGGAATCTAAACTTAGTTGTCTTACATTAAAACAACgtaaacaaaaaggaaagagCATTCCGAACAAAACAACTatattacaaagtaaaaaataaaatacaaaaacacagatataGTATGAACTCTACAACAGGAAGATCCTTATAACAGGCCTCATAATTGTTCAATAAGGGGGCGGGAGCGGTGGTGTTGAGAACACCCAACGCTCAACACAAGAGCAACCAAAACATGTCAGTCAATGGCAAAAGAAGAAATTGTCTTAAAAGATAGCAGGTTAACACTCATGATCCCTTTCAATACTTAGCAAATTGTCTACAAGCAAAATGTTATTAATCACAACACAAGCTGCTCTGAGACTTAAATGAGTTCACCATGTCGTAACAGTGACCTCATGTAGGTTATGATGTGTGCAGGATGATGCGGCTGGCTTTAGAGTGATGAAGGACGCTTGGGTCCGACATCTAAACCAAACCTACATCAACCTCCGTGTGTTTGCGTCTGTGGTGGGCCTCTCTCTGGCAGTCTTTCCATTCCACTTGCATGGCAGTGACTAACAGATGTACACGACTTAAAGAGATTAAAGATTCTGGGCTCCACAGTTCTGGgccaagaaaacaaaagtaaccCAAAGTCCCAGTGCACAGTCAGCGACTCTGGCAACCTTCTCAGCCACTGAAATAAAGTTCAGAAAAAGAGCCCgaaacagcaacagaaaaagaagcCAGTTTTTCTGACAAATCAGGGACAATGCCCTGGAAAAGTATTTAGTCCCCTTGAACTTGTTCCCCATTTTGTCACTCGGCAATCACAAACTTCAGGGtattgtttttggattttataGAATAGCAATGTTAGTAGTGCAAATAGTtgatttacaaagaaaaatagcaAAGCAGTCAGCCTCCACATGTAGGTTGGTATTGTCACTGGAAGTACTTTTCACTGGTCTAACATGTATagagtcatatttaataaattagatagTGTGTTGCGATAAGGTTCGTTTGTCAGATTATGAAAATTCATTAAGtctgtgttattgtttttattgctctgatgtaatattctaatctaaAATGTCGTGTTTTCATCAGCTGTAAGAGAAAAAATCACcataattaacataaataaaggCTAGAAAATATGAGTCTGTATCTATTGTGGGTTACTGAATAacgtggggaaaaaaaatctaataaatttaTTGAAAGGGTCCATACATTACCAGCTGTAATATAtcataaactatttttttttcaaaagtgtaAGGTTGTGGAAAACTGAGATTTGAAATACTGTATTTCTTTCTGCCTGGAAGAAATACAGGCAGAAAAATATTACtacaaaatttgttattttgtagtAATATGATTgacttttcttaattttgtttactttattattaaaaataaatccgtcacgttttttgtttcttttctgtatggttattaaatcatttcacaacttaaattagatttaacattattattaaagtACTCAGTACCCAACTAGTCTTATTACCAAATTTGGTTGACTACTTTTTACTTCaacttaagtaaaaaaaactattgaagTCAAGCTTGAGAACAATTTTTGGcaactctacccacctctgcaTATTTCTTGGAAAAAATTCCAATTTCCTTTAGTCTCACGTAAAATCTCAACAAAACAATGTGGTtccaaagtgacaaaatgtgaagaagttcaCAGGGTTTGAATGCTGTTGCAAGGCAGAgtctcttcatttttctgtAGTTCAGCCATCGTGACCAAACACTACACACGAGGTGTGATAAAGGCGTgattaaacagatttttgttcaaTCGTCAGGTGTATAAATCACCCCTCTCAACTTGTGAAGCATGTAAGACCTCTTTTTGACAGGAATGCCAATAACTACTCAACAAGAAAAAGCTCAACTTCACTCAGAGCAATTGatccaaaagtgttttttgatCCAAACAGGTTTTGCTCCAGATGTGTAAAGCAATTTTTGACAATGTCCTGAAAACCCCCCAAACATTATCATAAGAGCATTTTGTTGTCCATTATTCACTGTCTCCAAAAGCTGTGTGTTCAGTTCCAAGTGCTGTCACGTAAAAGTCAATAAAGTTGTATTCTTTCACTGTATCCCGTGTGCTTCTTGTAATTGTTCTCATCGTCAGGAATGTGGCCACCTATTTTGTCAGTAATGAGGTGTTTGCGTGATTATCACACACAGAGATGGACGACAACGATCGATAAGGCCACATGTTTGTTCGTAGGGCTGGACAATCAACAGGGACTGGAAGAGAAAGGAGGGAAGACAGTTAACATTCAagagaaaaacagcaataaGTAGGGATGATAATTCTCTCAAATAATCACGAATCCCACTGCAAATAGGCTTAGAtcaattttaagttttaaatttgacccAATCACTGATGTTTATCCGTGACGTATTTAATAGGCCAGTTAATGCAATATTTGGCGCTGAATGGCTacattcacttcctccgctgccattgctaaaactacaggcagactacagtTCTAAAACGGCGCAGAGATTCAACATCATCGTTTACAACTTCTCTCCTTTTGTTCGCTGACTGGACCCGTCAAAAATGGACAAGAGAGAATCTGGGAGAAAGACCAGACTTTGCTGTAAGGGAGATCTGTTTTTGACTGGAGTTGCACAGggaggcaatggccaggctaattcagagcagtaattaagccacaactttccaaaaaatgtaaacattttgcatttaagataaaaacatctttgtctttaaatatgtttaaccCGTAACTCCAAAAAGCGGCATAGCTTTAGCTTCACCTAATTCAAATTCACTGGAGGCATTTTTgttaaggtttatttttttattgaattgaattgtttatttacatctcTTAATGTATTTCCAATATTGTATAAAACTTAAGACTTAAGTGGTTAATTGAACAATTTGGAGAATGTGCCAGTTTTGTTTACACTAGTTATTGAGTAATCGTCAGCATAATCGATAGACTAATTACTAAAATagttgttagttgcagccctacaaTGGTGTTGAGACCCTGCACACACGTGACACTGAAGGTTTTAAAGCACAACTGTTCTTCCTCACACTTTATGTTTTACTGATAGAGTTCAATACCAGTTTAAGGTGTAGATGTACCAAAGTATTTAGGAGATCAAATTATAAAATGGAGCCAAAAGACCCACACGCCTCTAttatatttcagaaaacaaTCCCCTTTTCATTTTGAACATACAGTCTCCTCTGACTGAAGCTCAGATTAACTTTAAAACCCATATTGCAAGGGTGGTAGAGGCCAAAAGAAGCTGTGAAATGGTTCCAGTTTTGTATTTCTGAATGAATGGAACTCAGATTTGTCCAGATTACAGCACATGCAATAAAAGAATGCAAACTCAAGTGTTTTTCTACAGtcgctctttttctttttgttttcagacttttaaagACAGTAGTGAAGCTTTGGCAGACGTACCTGAGTTTTACATATGGCTCACGGGGTTATGCCCGTCCCCTCCTAGAGAAGGGTGACCCCCGCCCAGCTGCAGCTGGTGCTCCAGCCCTGAAACTTTCTCCTCCTCTCGCCTCTTGAGGCAGGCGGCTTTTGGGTTTAAATTACGCTCtaaaaagataaacagaaaGCAAACGTCAAACAAATATTCATCTCCAGGTACTGAAACAGCAAAGTGAGCTTTTAAACACTTTGCGAGAGGGTAAGCAAGACAAAGGGGATGGAAAGTGAGGTGAGCTGTGCAAGCATTTGGCAGAAAGCAGAGATTTACTTCCTTAAACGTTCTCCTGTTCTCCTATCTTCATGTACTGCCAGAGAGCCGCAGAGAAGAGCCATATGAACACCAAGCGGTCAGTGGAGACAAAGTCGTACGAGTCCAGCTCTAGCGAGAGAAATCCAGCTGTCTAAGTGGATCACACCTGCTTGCACTCGGCTGACCTACCTCGCACCTGCTTCTCCAGGCTCAGGATGACCTGGACAGCCTGCTGCAGGATGATGAGCTTGGTCTGGGCCTTGTCGCTCTGCAGGTGGACCTGACACATCCTGCCCAGCTCTCTGAAGGCTTCGTTTATGTCGCGAACTCGCACTCTCTCCCTGGCATTGTTTGCTAGGCGGCGATCGCGCTCCCTCTGCTCCTTCTCCTCCGCAGTCAGGTTCTCGTCGGTCAAAGAGACGAGGCTGCAGCCGGGAGGAGAAGTAAGGGGTGGGGGAGGGAGGAGTGGAGTGATTTTCATCTAGCAGTGCTtggcaattaatttttttccccacccaCAACACTGGTGAACAATCCCAAATCACATCCCTCCTGAAATATGCTTGAACAATCTAAATGTGTAACTTTAATGAAGAGTTTTCACCATGTTTCAGTAATTGTTTTGTACTTGGAAGTGAATTAATATGTGCAGGTCAAAATGCTTCTCAGCTCtagagaaaaacctgaaactgtTAAAGAAGACCTCAGTGGAGATGCACCATAAGTCCACTGAAACATTTATGGACATcaatttttttggggggtgcaATTTTGAGCAGTTTGAGAGCAGGGCGTAATCAAGATAAAGTGATACCTAAACACAAGTCCTGAGCTTTAAGCTTGGTCATTAGGGTCCAGAATGGAAGGGGATCGGGGGGAAATCGGGGGAAGATATGGACACCGAGTTATGAGAAAGACAGGAAGCAACACCATCTGCCAAATGCAATACACAGAAAGAGCTAAAGCAGGTTAACTGTATTAAATACATCAGCAGGCGATGTATTCATTCATCTCAATGCGAGAAAGACGTCGGTCTTTGTTGCCGTCTGCAAACGGAAAGTGAGAGGAGGTAAAGCAAAAACGTACAGGGTTAGAAAGAAGGAGAGGTTTAATGTTCAAAAGGTTGAAGCGTGCAGAACAAAGAGTCTAAACATGAAGGAATGTTAATTCACAGCATACAGCTCGGCTTTGAGGCAACTAAGTCTAATTTGGTaaaggttataaaaaaaaaaaaaaggcattaaattaaaatcacagttGTTCAAGTCTAGCATAACAAGCAATTGTGAAAGAAATGACTagatgaaagaataaaaagcgATTACTAAAGCCAAAAAACGTGAAACAGACAGACAGTAAGCTGTGAGCGAGGCAGCGGAGTGAATTAAAAGCAATGACAGACCCGTTATGAGAAAATGGAAACCTTCAGGGTGAACAGGAGAATGGCCACGTCTTAAAACTGTGACACAGCTTTATATTTTACAATCCTCTTTGCTTTTAGGACATTTTAGACTCCAGAACTATAAAAATCCAAATAGCTTAGAATTAGTTCTGATTCTTTTGCAAACAAGGCAGATCAATGTAGGAGAAGCTCAAGCTGTGTGTGAGTTTTAATTTGGAAAGAGGCCCCTCCCCCTCCGCTTCCTTTCTCTCTGGACACCCACTGACCTCGAACTTGCTGCTCCAGGTTGAGTATAACTGTAACGGCCTGTTGCAGAATGATCAATTTGGTTTGGGGTTTCTCATAGCTGAGGTGGAGCTGACACATGCGACCCAGCTCCTTAAAAGCCTCATTGATGTCCCGCACGCGCAGCCGCTCGCGGGCGTTGTTCGCCAACCTCCGTGCTTTCTCCCGCTCGGCCTTTATCTCCACCGGCAGATCTTCGTCGTCATCCTCATCATCCAGACTACTGATGAGTTGGTGGCAGATAAGGAGGGAAGGAGACAATAATATGGGTATAGCTCATTTGGGCAAGGATCCCATATACAGTTGTCAGGTGTTTGTATCCACTTATCACAGGGATGACTGTCATCAGTTTGGGCTTTTATTGGTTTATCTGAACTGGACTTTTATCAGGTTCTAACGATTGTACAATGTACATTTGCcaaaaaatcatgcaaagaGGCTAAAACATACACCCTGACTGATATTTTCACTTTTGGCCTTCAGTAAGCTGCAGAGAAACCACACACTTTTTGTAGTCATCAGTCCTTGCGTATTTCTGGTTGGACATTTGACCATTCTTCGTGGCAAAATTCATTGAAATTGGTTGGCTCCCTGGAACAGATCTAGCTTTAAATTGTAGTTTATCGTTTTTCAGTAGGCCTGAAGCCAGGACCATCAGCTCAGTGTTAGCCTGTTTGTCCAGGATGTGTTTCACATAACTGTCTTGTTTAACTTGCTTGTGAGCTGAAGTGAAGCGGAAGAATTTGGAGATTAGTCCTTTATCTGCAATAAACTCAACCTCGTGACGCCAATTCCAGGCTTTAAAAATCACTAGTTATTTTCTTACTtgaaaaaaaatggttaaaatattattaaaggCCCAAAATGTTTATGACAGTCATGCCTCTAAAAAGTGTATATAAACTTATAACCAGAGCTGTACCTTGCTAAGTAATTTTCCTAATTTGTGCTACACATTTAAGGGACTACCACAATAAAAAGCACCTCTAAACAATGGCTTGTTTTTAATCACATAACAGAAATTGAATTAGCTGGTAAAACGCTCTGATTTCTGTCATATTATCAACATTATGCCTGAAGAGTCGTCTAGCATATAACTATTTTTCTAATTCTGCTACTGCAAATATTCTAATTCtacataaattatattaaacatTATGGTGCAGTTATGATTTGGACACCTTGTTCGAAGACGAGCCTTCAGATCTTTTCTGTCGTCCTCTGACTTGTCTGTAATTGAGCAATTCTCATCGTCCTCTCTCTCTTCTCGCTTGATAGCTGTGCCACCGAAACGATTCCCGCTTCCAGGCAGGCCTGCACGCACACAGCAAACAAGGTGCTaaacttttacttatttgtgACGAAAAATAAAGATTGCAATGAGAGCAGAAAAACCTACCTGTAAAACCATCTGGCTGAGAGCCTGAATGAACAGATGCAGGGCCGTGATGCAAAACTCCTCCACCAGAGGGCAGACCAACTGAATCCTCAAGGTGGCTGGAAACCTTTAAAACAGTTGTTCCTGTTAGTGCTggcttcaaagcagacaaacaaGTGATCTGGCCAACACGACCCCCTCAACGAATGCTATGCTGTGTATAGCATTTTCATCCTCTTCCTGAATCTCACCAGTCCTTGCAGACGACTGGCCAATCCGAGAGCTGCACTGTTGAAACCCGGTGCGATCCCTAAGCCAGCCGACAACAGGCTGTTCATTTCTGCAAGTCCCGGCCCTCCCTGTCCGCTGGCGTGCCGCTGAAGGACATTGATGGCTTCTTCCAGACGGTCCTCCAGTTTACTCTGCCGGGGTTCGGGGAGAAGGATAACACACGTAAGATTAAGCGTCATTTATGTAATCGCCCTGTTTTTACGTTAAACGTCACACAAAGTGACTCACCATGGACTGAATTCCTCCCTCAAAGTTAGGTGAAGGGGTGGCCTGGCCTGAGGACCGAGTCCACTGTGATGCACaaccttgaaaaagaaaaacaaaaagggtaAGAAGGTTCATTCCTACAGAACAGACAAGTATTTATAAGACAGGTAGGAGATTTATTAATGGAATGATTTGCTTTTAAAGTAAAGAAGCAAGGCAATTTTATCCgtacagcacattttcagcaacaatgaAATTCATAGTGTTTCATATgattagaaggaaaataaaagaagaaagacaggaaagaaggaataaaagaaTGAACGACAGAAGAGAGGAAAGATAAAGGaacaagaaaggaagaaaggagctaagggaaaaaagaaaaaagtaaggACAGAAGGAGGAAAACGATGCAGAAATCAGTgataaaaaaagtaagaacacaCAGAAACTAAGACAgaacaatgaaaaaaattgtGGGAAAAAGGATAAAATTAAAAGGGATAAATAGCAGACAAATGGATGAATAGAGACAACTTTTAAACAGGAGGTATGGGAATAAAGTCTTGAAACACACAGATCTTCCCATACTCTACTTTTTCCCATCCTTACCcagtataagaaaaaaaagcatgagtCATGTTCCACATTTTTCCAGACTGTGTAAAAACCCTGAAATGTGTTCATGCACACAATAAGCAGAAATTTTATATTCGATCAGACTAAGGAGAGCTAGCtagttttagattttacagTCGGCTTCTTTTATCTAGAATATCACACAAAGACCGAGGGTAGAAATCAGGACTATGTTAGTCAACCTGAAGAAACAGGCAGAAACTTTGTGACAGATGTTTGCAGATGTGCTGTGTGAGCACTTGTTCAGAGGTGGAAAGAAGCAGATGAAGTTCGGACCAGCAgtaatgaaaactgaagaaagCAAATGCGCGTAATCGGCCTCAGAAGTCCCAGATTGTGGCAGGTAGCCATCAGCTCAGAACGTCCAGACACTGCCAGGACCCTGGTACACCCACCTACAGTCTGGAGACGTCTGGTCTCACAAGAGAGAAAACATTCTTCTGACGTGGAAACAAAGCCAAGCTGACAGTGGGTGCTTTGGTCTAGCAAGTCAAAAACTGAAACGCTCGCCTTGAACAGAAGGCTGTTTTGATTGACTACTGTCTGAAACAACAATGCAGCACTGAGGAACGCATTGGGAAAGGCAGATTTGGTGAGACCGTTTCCAAATTTGTCAATGTGCAGATTGAAAATGATCCAAACGGGGATTACAAACTGTGATTTCAGCCACCAGAAGAACAAAAGGTCGAGCTACAGATGGTATGAAAAGCATAAAGCTCTTATTACAGGATTACACGCAGAAACTGTCGAAATGTACGGATGAACTGTGGCAAACTCCCCCAAGAtgccaaacaaataaataaataaactgcttCCCAACACGTTCTGAAAACTGAGCAAGGAAAACAACTATTTCAGAGAAGTTCTCACTTGTTATCAAGTGATTCGATTTTGCAGTATGCCACTTTTtgttattgataaaaaaatttaattcaacaCATTAATTTCTAGAATTAATGTGACTTAATGGTTATTTCTGTAAATCTAAAacacatttgtaaatatgactttgtgtttttcaggcaatagttcaaattattttcttaattagcTTCGCATAATTTCACTACTTTGTTACCCCTCCAGTCTTGTGACGGTACTTTATACACATGAGTTAATGCTTGGATTgattgaagagaaaaaaagggaagTGACCCcaccttgtttttatttttactgtattttcccTTCCTCTCTCGTAAGCTATATCAAGCTGGTGAGCATACATGAAAGTTACGCTGTGGGTGGAGTAGCTTTAAATAAACGTGAAATCAAGAGAAATGCCGCTTTTCTGCTGTAAAAGTTGTGGGggtttttagaataatttagaaTCATAGCATGaatttctgatatttaaaaaatacatattttagtactttgctattttaattttatttatttacattaaataaatctcCAATAAGATGATTTGTTTCAGTAGTAGTTTTTGTTGCATAGTTGCTAAGTTCAGACTTTACTTATAAGCTTCTAACTTTGCACATGGCTGATGTATTAGATACATTTGGAACAGTCTTTAATTGTCACATAAACGTAAAACTTTAACTTGACATGTTTTCAGTCCATTTTACACCCAACATATGGAGCTCCTTCTTcagattgtatgtttttcaCTCACCTGATACAGCCTGTGGTGAGCCGGAGGGAGTAGACGGCGATGGAGGGAAAGCGTTACTGTTGGGGTCTGAAGGATAAATCTGAACAAAGAAGTTCTGATtttcactcaaaataaaaatgcttattaCTTCCGTTTATGTTGCCTCAGAAAACAACATATAATCTGTAGAGTCCTGTGTCAATAACAGTATTACTTGATTATAAATATGTACTCTACAGCTACTTACTGATGCCAGGGCTTTTCCAATCTCATCACCCGAACTTCCTGGTACAGCACCCCGatttgcttcataaataaaagcagaagatTTTAATTGGTCCCGGTGCAGAGTgtcttgcaaaagcattcatacctgttgaactttttcacattttgtcatattctAACCAAAGACTTAAATGTATTATGTGGAAATTTTAGGTTGTAgtagtgtgaaaaaaaacagcataactgtgaaatggatgaaaaaaaaagaacacataatttgcttttgttgtctttttgtggtttagcaaataaaatcttataaaagtgtggcatgcaaaTGTACTTAAATgctttagaaaatgtttcaatcaCTTTTCTACGTCTAGATGCTGACATTTTCCCCTATCCTTCTTTGCATAATAGAACA includes:
- the tcf3a gene encoding transcription factor 3a isoform X3, with the protein product MAAVENDKELSDLLDFSAMFEPPVSNGKNGPTTLASSQFGGPGVDERRGSSPWGPGEQTSPSFNQGRVYEEGLYSERESLASTPVFGPGIGGKAERGSYSSFGTQPGFMPSEIPLPSPDSLSPPSAKSNSQFYSSYERKRPAQDLTANPQPKKIRKVPPGLPSSVYPTATGEDFNRDTTCFPASKAGNVYQSTFYMQDAHPPSDPWGSAGSMIQPGYSAVLGNSPHLGQHGPFTAINPQDRMKRHPLPLSPQNYPLHGSEVNGAHPTSFHAGSSSFGVPSHTPPIAGTETIMANRGAVPGSSGDEIGKALASIYPSDPNSNAFPPSPSTPSGSPQAVSGCASQWTRSSGQATPSPNFEGGIQSMQSKLEDRLEEAINVLQRHASGQGGPGLAEMNSLLSAGLGIAPGFNSAALGLASRLQGLVSSHLEDSVGLPSGGGVLHHGPASVHSGSQPDGFTGLPGSGNRFGGTAIKREEREDDENCSITDKSEDDRKDLKARLRTSLDDEDDDEDLPVEIKAEREKARSLVSLTDENLTAEEKEQRERDRRLANNARERVRVRDINEAFRELGRMCQVHLQSDKAQTKLIILQQAVQVILSLEKQVRERNLNPKAACLKRREEEKVSGLEHQLQLGGGHPSLGGDGHNPVSHM
- the tcf3a gene encoding transcription factor 3a isoform X1, whose amino-acid sequence is MAAVENDKELSDLLDFSAMFEPPVSNGKNGPTTLASSQFGGPGVDERRGSSPWGPGEQTSPSFNQGRVYEEGLYSERESLASTPVFGPGIGGKAERGSYSSFGTQPGFMPSEIPLPSPDSLSPPSAKSNSQFYSSYERKRPAQDLTANPQPKKIRKVPPGLPSSVYPTATGEDFNRDTTCFPASKAGNVYQSTFYMQDAHPPSDPWGSAGSMIQPGYSAVLGNSPHLGQHGPFTAINPQDRMKRHPLPLSPQNYPLHGSEVNGAHPTSFHAGSSSFGVPSHTPPIAGTETIMANRGAVPGSSGDEIGKALASIYPSDPNSNAFPPSPSTPSGSPQAVSGCASQWTRSSGQATPSPNFEGGIQSMQSKLEDRLEEAINVLQRHASGQGGPGLAEMNSLLSAGLGIAPGFNSAALGLASRLQGLVSSHLEDSVGLPSGGGVLHHGPASVHSGSQPDGFTGLPGSGNRFGGTAIKREEREDDENCSITDKSEDDRKDLKARLRTSSLDDEDDDEDLPVEIKAEREKARSLVSLTDENLTAEEKEQRERDRRLANNARERVRVRDINEAFRELGRMCQVHLQSDKAQTKLIILQQAVQVILSLEKQVRERNLNPKAACLKRREEEKVSGLEHQLQLGGGHPSLGGDGHNPVSHM
- the tcf3a gene encoding transcription factor 3a isoform X2, encoding MAAVENDKELSDLLDFSAMFEPPVSNGKNGPTTLASSQFGGPGVDERRGSSPWGPGEQTSPSFNQGRVYEEGLYSERESLASTPVFGPGIGGKAERGSYSSFGTQPGFMPSEIPLPSPDSLSPPSAKSNSQFYSSYERKRPAQDLTANPQPKKIRKVPPGLPSSVYPTATGEDFNRDTTCFPASKAGNVYQSTFYMQDAHPPSDPWGSAGSMIQPGYSAVLGNSPHLGQHGPFTAINPQDRMKRHPLPLSPQNYPLHGSEVNGAHPTSFHAGSSSFGVPSHTPPIAGTETIMANRGAVPGSSGDEIGKALASIYPSDPNSNAFPPSPSTPSGSPQAVSGCASQWTRSSGQATPSPNFEGGIQSMSKLEDRLEEAINVLQRHASGQGGPGLAEMNSLLSAGLGIAPGFNSAALGLASRLQGLVSSHLEDSVGLPSGGGVLHHGPASVHSGSQPDGFTGLPGSGNRFGGTAIKREEREDDENCSITDKSEDDRKDLKARLRTSSLDDEDDDEDLPVEIKAEREKARSLVSLTDENLTAEEKEQRERDRRLANNARERVRVRDINEAFRELGRMCQVHLQSDKAQTKLIILQQAVQVILSLEKQVRERNLNPKAACLKRREEEKVSGLEHQLQLGGGHPSLGGDGHNPVSHM
- the tcf3a gene encoding transcription factor 3a isoform X6, whose amino-acid sequence is MAAVENDKELSDLLDFSAMFEPPVSNGKNGPTTLASSQFGGPGVDERRGSSPWGPGEQTSPSFNQGRVYEEGLYSERESLASTPVFGPGIGGKAERGSYSSFGTQPGFMPSEIPLPSPDSLSPPSAKSNSQFYSSYERKRPAQDLTANPQPKKIRKVPPGLPSSVYPTATGEDFNRDTTCFPASKAGNVYQSTFYMQDAHPPSDPWGSAGSMIQPGYSAVLGNSPHLGQHGPFTAINPQDRMKRHPLPLSPQNYPLHGSEVNGAHPTSFHAGSSSFGVPSHTPPIAGTETIMANRGAVPGSSGDEIGKALASIYPSDPNSNAFPPSPSTPSGSPQAVSGCASQWTRSSGQATPSPNFEGGIQSMQSKLEDRLEEAINVLQRHASGQGGPGLAEMNSLLSAGLGIAPGFNSAALGLASRLQGLVSSHLEDSVGLPSGGGVLHHGPASVHSGSQPDGFTGLPGSGNRFGGTAIKREEREDDENCSITDKSEDDRKDLKARLRTSLDDEDDDEDLPVEIKAEREKARRLANNARERLRVRDINEAFKELGRMCQLHLSYEKPQTKLIILQQAVTVILNLEQQVRERNLNPKAACLKRREEEKVSGLEHQLQLGGGHPSLGGDGHNPVSHM